The DNA window AAAAAAGATGTCTGCGAGCACTTTCCGTGGTCGCGTCAGGAGATCTTCCACCTGGTGCGCGTCAACCATATTCGCACCTTCGAACAGCTGATTAGTCGCTACGGCCAGGGTCACGGTTGCGAAATCTGTAAACCGCTGGTGGCGTCGGTGCTGGCTTCCTGCTGGAACGAATATCTGTTGAAACCAGCGCATCTGCCGCTTCAGGACACTAACGATCGCTACTTCGCCAATATCCAGAAAGACGGTACCTACTCGGTGGTGCCGCGCATGGCGGCGGGGGAAGTGACACCGGATGGGCTGATTGCGATCGGACAGATTGCCAAACGCTATCAGCTGTATAGCAAAGTGACCGGCGGCCAGCGTATCGACCTGTTCGGCGCGCGCCTGGAGCAGCTTCCGGCGATCTGGCGCGAACTGGCGGAGGCGGGCTTTGAAACCGGCCACGCCTACGGCAAATCCCTGCGCACGGTGAAATCCTGCGTCGGGTCGACCTGGTGCCGTTACGGCGTGCAGGATTCCACCGGCCTGGCGGTCACCCTCGAACACCGCTACAAAGGGCTGCGCGCACCGCACAAAATTAAAATGGCGGTCTCCGGTTGTACCCGCGAATGTGCGGAAGCTCAGGGGAAGGATATCGGCGTTATCGCGACCGAAAAGGGTTGGAATCTGTACGTTTGCGGCAACGGCGGCATGAAGCCGCGTCATGCCGACCTGTTCGCCAGCGACCTTGATGAAGCAACGCTTATCCGCAGTATTGACCGACTGCTGATGTTCTATATTCGCACCGCCGATCGACTGCAGCGCACCAGTACCTGGATGGATAACCTTGAGGGCGGAGTCGACTATCTGCGTGAAGTTATCCTTGAAGACAGTCTCGGGATTGGCGAAGAGCTGGAGCAGGAGATGGCGCGGGTGGTGGACAGCTACCAGTGTGAATGGCAAACCACCCTTAACGATCCGCAGCGGCTGGCGCTGTTCCGCTCTTACGTCAATAGCGATGAGCCGGACGAGGCGGTACAGCGGCAAACCTTGCGCGGTCAACCGCAACTGGCCCCGACCGCTGCGCTGGCTGAACCGACGCTGCCGTCTCGTCCGTGGCAGGCTATTTGCGATCTTGATGCCATTCCGCCGCAGGCGGGCATTGGCGCGCGGCTCGGAGAGCGGCAGATAGCGCTGTTCCGCTTTGATGACCAGGTCTATGCCCTTGATAACCTTGAGCCCGGCAGCGAGGCCAACGTGCTGTCGCGCGGACTGCTTGGCGATGCGGGCGGCGAACCGATTGTGATTTCGCCGTTGTACAAGCAGCGGATCCGCCTGCGCGACGGTCGTCAGTGTGACGGTAGTGAACGGTCGGTACGCGCCTGGCCGGTGAAAATTGAGAATGGCAAGGTGTGGGTCGGCAACCAGCAACTGCTCGTTCGCGCGGAGGCCTCCTGATGACCGAAACCCGGACGACGTGTCCCTATTGTGGCGTGGGCTGTGGCGTTATTGCCAGCCTGAATGCGCAGGGTCAGGTGACTGTGCGCGGCGATGAGCGGCATCCGGCGAACTTTGGTCGCCTGTGCGTTAAGGGCGCGGCGCTGGGTGAAACCGTCTCGCTGGAGGGAAGAATGCTATTCCCTGAAGTCGATGGCGAACGCGCGTCGTGGCCGCAGGCGCTGGCGGCAACCGGTTCGCGTCTGCGGGACATCATCGACCAGCATGGGCCGCAGGCGGTGGCGTTCTATGCCTCCGGACAGCTGCTGACCGAGGATTACTACGCCGCGAATAAGCTGATGAAGGGGTTTATTGGCGCGGCGAATATCGATACTAACTCACGGCTGTGTATGTCTTCGGCGGTCACTGGCTATAAACGTGCGCTGGGGGCGGACGTGGTGCCGTGCAGTTATGAGGATGTGGAAAACAGCGATCTGGTAGTGTTAGTCGGATCGAACGCCGCCTGGGCGCATCCAGTGCTCTACCAGCGGCTGGTGCAGGCGAAGCGCGATAATCCACAGATGCGGGTGGTGGTGATTGACCCGCGACGCACCGCCACCTGCGATATAGCCGATGTGCATCTGGCGCTGGCCCCCGGTAGCGACGGCGGGCTGTTTGTCGGTCTGCTAAACGCCATTGCCGCCAGCGGCGGCATCACGGACGATTTCAGCGACGCGCAGCAGGCGCTGATGCTCGCGCAGGAGTGGAGCATCGAAAAAGTGGCGCAGTTCTGCGGTTTGCCGCAGCAGCAGGTCGCCGATTTCTATGGCGAATTTATCGCCGCCCCGCGCGCTATCACGCTCTATACCATGGGCATTAACCAATCCGCCAGCGGTAGCGATAAATGCAACGCCATCATTAACGTTCACCTGGCGAGCGGAAAATATGGCCGTCCGGGCTGCGGTCCGTTTTCGCTGACCGGTCAACCCAATGCCATGGGCGGGCGTGAGGTGGGCGGACTGGCAACCATGCTGGCGGCGCATATGAATTTTGAAACCGACGATTTACAGCGCCTGGCGCGATTCTGGGGTACCGAGCGGCTGGCGCAAACGCCAGGGCTGACGGCAGTGGATCTGTTCGCCGCTATTGGTCGCGGCGAGGTAAAAGCGGTGTGGATTATGGGCACCAATCCGGTAGTGTCGCTGCCGGACAGTCATGCGGTGAGTGACGCCCTGGCGAGGTGCCCGCTGGTGATTGTCTCGGATGTGGTTGCCGATACCGATACCGGACGCTTCGCCCATATTCGTTTTCCGGCGCTGGCGTGGGGAGAGAAGAACGGCACCGTGACCAACTCTGAGCGGCGGATCTCTCGCCAGCGCGCGTTTCTGCCGTCGCCTGGAGAGGCGAAAGCCGACTGGTGGATCGTTGCTCGCGTGGCGCAAGAGCTGGGCTTTGGCTCCGCCTTTGCCTGGCAGCATTCTCATGACGTATTCAACGAGCACGCCGCGCTGTCGGGTTTTGAAAATAACGGCCAGCGAGCGTTTGATATCGGCGGGCTGGCGAACCTCAGCCGTGAAGCCTGGGATGCGCTGGAACCTGTGCGCTGGCCGGTGAGTCGCAGCCCAGCAACATGGAGTTTGCACAAGGGCTGGCACCGGGATGGCAAGTTGCGTATGGTGCCCGTCGCCCCGCAACCGACCCGGGCGACGACCGATGCGTTTTATCCGCTGATCCTCAACAGCGGACGGATCCGCGATCAGTGGCACACCATGACCCGCACCGGCGCGGTGCCCAGGCTGATGCAGCATATCGCCGAACCGGTGGTGGAGGTGGCAGCAGAAGATGCGCAGCGCTATCACCTGCTGGAAGGTGAATTAGCGCGAATCCGCTCACCGAATGGGGTGATGGTAGCAAAAGTGATTATCAGCGATGGGCAGCGCCCCGGCTCGCTGTTCGTGCCAATGCACTGGAATAATCAATTTGCTCGCCAGGGACGGGTGAATAACCTGCTGATGGCGGTCACCGACCCCCACTCCGGGCAGCCAGAGAGTAAGCAGGTGGCGGTAGCAATTGCCGCCTGGCTTCCAGCCTGGAAAGGCGAACTCTTTTCCCGCCAGTCGGTTCCAATACCTGCTTCGTTGCACTGGCGGCGGCGGGCCGCGCAGGGCATAAGTCATCTTTCTCTCGCTGGGGATATCAGCCCTCGCCGGTGGCTGACCGACTGGTGTCAGTTGCAGGGATGGCAGATGCAGACAGCCGGCGGCGGCGGGGTCTGGAACCTGCTGGCATGGCAGGACGGAGAGCTGATGCTTGGCTGGTGGAGCGATGCGCAAGAACCGGTCATTGACGCCGAATGGATTAGCGCCGCGTTCCGCGCCCCGCCGGTGAATGCCGCCCAGCGTCATGTATTATTGAGCGGCAGAAAAGGCGGCGAAACGATACCGCGCGGGCGCACTATCTGTAGTTGCTTTAGCGTAGGCGAAAGGGCAATAAGCGAGGCAATCATCAACGGCTGCCATACGCCCGCCGCGCTGGGAGCCAAATTGAAATGCGGCACCAACTGCGGTTCTTGTATCCCGGAGCTTAAGGCGCTGCTGGCGGAAAACCTAACGCAAGCCTGAGATTCAGTATATTCCTGGAATTATTCTGAAGGCTGCGAGGGATAGCAAAAAACGATAAACTTACGTTTTACTGCCATCCTTCGTGAGTAGACGTAACCGATTTTGAGTTCTTTGCCGTTCCGTGTAACCCCGTATTTACCGCTTCTCCTGCTATTGGCAGGGATCCCCGCCCGCGCGTTGCAGGATAATCGGGCCCTCTTGAGGGAACCAGCAGCATTACCCGATCTTGGTCTGGCGCCGCAGGTTGATGATGATGCAAAACATTTTGCCGAAATGGCGAAAAAGTTTGGTGAAGCCAGTATGAGCGATAACGGGCTGACAACCAGCGAGCAGGCGCGGGTATTTGCCATCGGTAAGTTGGGGAATGAGGTAAGCCATCAGTTAGAAAACTGGCTTTCGCCGTGGGGCAACGCCAATGTCGATCT is part of the Klebsiella huaxiensis genome and encodes:
- a CDS encoding nitrate reductase, producing the protein MTETRTTCPYCGVGCGVIASLNAQGQVTVRGDERHPANFGRLCVKGAALGETVSLEGRMLFPEVDGERASWPQALAATGSRLRDIIDQHGPQAVAFYASGQLLTEDYYAANKLMKGFIGAANIDTNSRLCMSSAVTGYKRALGADVVPCSYEDVENSDLVVLVGSNAAWAHPVLYQRLVQAKRDNPQMRVVVIDPRRTATCDIADVHLALAPGSDGGLFVGLLNAIAASGGITDDFSDAQQALMLAQEWSIEKVAQFCGLPQQQVADFYGEFIAAPRAITLYTMGINQSASGSDKCNAIINVHLASGKYGRPGCGPFSLTGQPNAMGGREVGGLATMLAAHMNFETDDLQRLARFWGTERLAQTPGLTAVDLFAAIGRGEVKAVWIMGTNPVVSLPDSHAVSDALARCPLVIVSDVVADTDTGRFAHIRFPALAWGEKNGTVTNSERRISRQRAFLPSPGEAKADWWIVARVAQELGFGSAFAWQHSHDVFNEHAALSGFENNGQRAFDIGGLANLSREAWDALEPVRWPVSRSPATWSLHKGWHRDGKLRMVPVAPQPTRATTDAFYPLILNSGRIRDQWHTMTRTGAVPRLMQHIAEPVVEVAAEDAQRYHLLEGELARIRSPNGVMVAKVIISDGQRPGSLFVPMHWNNQFARQGRVNNLLMAVTDPHSGQPESKQVAVAIAAWLPAWKGELFSRQSVPIPASLHWRRRAAQGISHLSLAGDISPRRWLTDWCQLQGWQMQTAGGGGVWNLLAWQDGELMLGWWSDAQEPVIDAEWISAAFRAPPVNAAQRHVLLSGRKGGETIPRGRTICSCFSVGERAISEAIINGCHTPAALGAKLKCGTNCGSCIPELKALLAENLTQA